From Musa acuminata AAA Group cultivar baxijiao chromosome BXJ3-8, Cavendish_Baxijiao_AAA, whole genome shotgun sequence, one genomic window encodes:
- the LOC135646026 gene encoding homeobox-leucine zipper protein ROC2-like isoform X3, producing the protein MPVGIMIPARQAPSMIGRNTGTGYGSSSVLSLSQPNLLEGQQIPLQYQHHNQFMEIAPTTTAESEMPRAREEDFESKSGSENIEVASGDDQDQSHRPRKKRYHRHTQHQIQELEAFFKECPHPDDKQRKELSRELGLEPLQVKFWFQNKRTQMKNHHERNENSQLRTENDKLRAENLRYKEALTNASCPNCGGPAALGEMSFDEHHLRIENARLREEIDRISGIAAKYVGKPVVSYPLPSPAISSRSPLDVGVGGEMFGVGVSGQTDIEKPVVVELAVAAMEELIRMAQLGEPLWIPGPDNATETLNEEEYVRALPRGIGPKPFGLNSEASRETAVVIMNQMNVVEMLMDVNQWSSVFSSIVSRAMTLQVLSTGVAGNYNGALQVLSAEFQVPSPLVPTRESLFVRYCKQHPDGTWAVVDVSLDSLRPSPVLRCRRRPSGCLIQELPNGYSKVTWVEHVEVDDRSVHNLYKPLVNSGLAFGAKRWVGTLNRQCERLASVMASNIPSGDIGVITTPEGRKSMLKLAERMVISFCGGVSASTTHQWTTLSGSGAEDVRVMTRKSVDDPGRPPGIVLNAATSFWLPVPPKRVFDFLRDESSRSEWDILSNGGVVQEMAHIANGQDHGNCVSLLRVNVRNSTNSNQSNMLILQESCTDATGSYVIYAPVDVIAMNVVLNGGDPDYVALLPSGFSILPDGPTGGGPGGGRINGGEEGGGSGGSLLTVAFQILVDSVPTAKLSLGSVATVNSLIACTVERIKASVAGEVAR; encoded by the exons ATGCCTGTGGGGATCATGATACCAGCAAGACAAGCACCATCCATGATCGGGAGGAACACCGGCACCGGCTATGGCTCCTCGTCAGTGTTGTCGCTCAGCCAG CCAAACTTATTAGAGGGGCAGCAAATCCCACTTCAGTACCAGCATCACAACCAGTTCATGGAGATCGCACCGACTACCACAGCGGAGAGCGAGATGCCAAGGGCTCGCGAGGAGGACTTCGAAAGCAAGTCCGGAAGCGAGAACATCGAGGTTGCTTCCGGTGATGACCAGGACCAAAGCCATCGCCCGCGCAAGAAGCGCTACCACCGCCACACACAGCATCAGATTCAAGAGCTGGAAGC CTTCTTCAAGGAATGCCCTCACCCGGATGACAAACAGAGAAAGGAGCTCAGCAGAGAGCTTGGGTTGGAGCCTCTCCAAGTCAAGTTCTGGTTTCAGAACAAGCGCACGCAGATGAAG AATCACCACGAGCGGAACGAGAACAGTCAGCTACGAACCGAGAATGATAAGCTCCGCGCCGAGAACCTGAGGTACAAGGAGGCGCTCACCAACGCGTCGTGCCCCAACTGTGGCGGACCTGCTGCTCTAGGAGAGATGTCCTTCGACGAGCACCACCTCAGGATCGAGAATGCCCGGCTGAGAGAAGAA ATCGATCGGATATCAGGGATAGCTGCCAAGTACGTGGGCAAGCCAGTGGTGTCGTACCCGCTGCCCTCTCCTGCCATCTCTTCACGTTCGCCTTTGGATGTTGGTGTGGGCGGCGAGATGTTCGGAGTCGGGGTCTCGGGCCAGACTGACATAGAAAAGCCAGTGGTCGTCGAGCTCGCGGTGGCCGCCATGGAGGAGCTCATCAGGATGGCCCAGCTCGGCGAGCCACTGTGGATTCCCGGTCCGGATAACGCAACCGAGACCCTCAACGAAGAGGAGTACGTGAGGGCATTACCGAGAGGCATCGGGCCAAAGCCATTTGGCCTGAACTCTGAGGCATCTCGTGAGACTGCGGTGGTGATCATGAACCAGATGAACGTTGTGGAGATGCTCATGGATGTG AATCAATGGTCAAGTGTGTTCTCCAGCATCGTGTCGAGGGCCATGACGCTCCAAGTGCTATCAACTGGAGTGGCAGGCAATTACAATGGAGCTCTGCAAGTG CTGTCAGCAGAATTCCAAGTGCCATCTCCACTTGTTCCAACTCGAGAGAGCTTGTTCGTGAGGTACTGCAAGCAACACCCTGACGGAACCTGGGCGGTGGTCGATGTTTCCTTGGACAGCTTACGCCCCAGCCCCGTGTTGAGATGCCGACGACGGCCATCCGGCTGCCtcatccaagaactgcccaatggCTACTCCAAG GTTACTTGGGTGGAGCATGTTGAAGTGGATGATAGGTCTGTTCATAATCTATACAAGCCCTTGGTCAACTCAGGCCTGGCATTTGGCGCAAAGAGGTGGGTGGGGACTTTGAACAGGCAATGCGAGCGCCTAGCTAGCGTGATGGCCAGTAACATACCCTCAGGAGACATCGGTG TGATAACCACTCCAGAAGGCAGGAAGAGCATGTTGAAGCTGGCCGAGAGGATGGTCATCAGCTTCTGCGGCGGCGTGAGTGCTTCGACTACGCATCAATGGACGACTTTGTCTGGAAGTGGTGCGGAGGACGTCAGGGTGATGACCAGGAAGAGCGTGGACGATCCCGGTAGGCCTCCTGGTATCGTCCTCAACGCAGCCACGTCCTTCTGGCTTCCCGTCCCACCGAAGAGGGTGTTCGATTTCCTCCGTGATGAGAGCTCTCGTAGTGAG TGGGACATCCTCTCTAATGGTGGTGTGGTTCAAGAGATGGCTCACATCGCCAATGGCCAAGATCACGGAAATTGCGTCTCTCTGCTGCGCGTCAACGTAAGAAAC AGCACAAACTCCAACCAGAGCAACATGCTGATACTGCAAGAGAGCTGCACGGACGCCACGGGCTCGTACGTGATCTACGCCCCCGTGGACGTGATCGCCATGAACGTGGTGCTCAACGGCGGCGACCCCGACTACGTGGCGCTCCTGCCGTCCGGGTTCTCCATCCTCCCCGACGGGCCGACCGGAGGAGGACCAGGCGGCGGGAGGATCAATGGGGGGGAGGAGGGGGGTGGATCCGGCGGTTCCCTCTTGACGGTCGCGTTCCAGATCCTGGTCGACTCCGTGCCTACGGCCAAGCTCTCGCTCGGCTCGGTGGCCACGGTCAACAGCCTCATTGCTTGCACCGTCGAACGAATCAAGGCTTCAGTTGCAGGCGAAGTTGCCCGCTGA
- the LOC135646026 gene encoding homeobox-leucine zipper protein ROC2-like isoform X4 codes for MPVGIMIPARQAPSMIGRNTGTGYGSSSVLSLSQPNLLEGQQIPLQYQHHNQFMEIAPTTTAESEMPRAREEDFESKSGSENIEVASGDDQDQSHRPRKKRYHRHTQHQIQELEAFFKECPHPDDKQRKELSRELGLEPLQVKFWFQNKRTQMKNHHERNENSQLRTENDKLRAENLRYKEALTNASCPNCGGPAALGEMSFDEHHLRIENARLREEIDRISGIAAKYVGKPVVSYPLPSPAISSRSPLDVGVGGEMFGVGVSGQTDIEKPVVVELAVAAMEELIRMAQLGEPLWIPGPDNATETLNEEEYVRALPRGIGPKPFGLNSEASRETAVVIMNQMNVVEMLMDVNQWSSVFSSIVSRAMTLQVLSTGVAGNYNGALQVLSAEFQVPSPLVPTRESLFVRYCKQHPDGTWAVVDVSLDSLRPSPVLRCRRRPSGCLIQELPNGYSKVTWVEHVEVDDRSVHNLYKPLVNSGLAFGAKRWVGTLNRQCERLASVMASNIPSGDIGVITTPEGRKSMLKLAERMVISFCGGVSASTTHQWTTLSGSGAEDVRVMTRKSVDDPGRPPGIVLNAATSFWLPVPPKRVFDFLRDESSRSEWDILSNGGVVQEMAHIANGQDHGNCVSLLRVNSTNSNQSNMLILQESCTDATGSYVIYAPVDVIAMNVVLNGGDPDYVALLPSGFSILPDGPTGGGPGGGRINGGEEGGGSGGSLLTVAFQILVDSVPTAKLSLGSVATVNSLIACTVERIKASVAGEVAR; via the exons ATGCCTGTGGGGATCATGATACCAGCAAGACAAGCACCATCCATGATCGGGAGGAACACCGGCACCGGCTATGGCTCCTCGTCAGTGTTGTCGCTCAGCCAG CCAAACTTATTAGAGGGGCAGCAAATCCCACTTCAGTACCAGCATCACAACCAGTTCATGGAGATCGCACCGACTACCACAGCGGAGAGCGAGATGCCAAGGGCTCGCGAGGAGGACTTCGAAAGCAAGTCCGGAAGCGAGAACATCGAGGTTGCTTCCGGTGATGACCAGGACCAAAGCCATCGCCCGCGCAAGAAGCGCTACCACCGCCACACACAGCATCAGATTCAAGAGCTGGAAGC CTTCTTCAAGGAATGCCCTCACCCGGATGACAAACAGAGAAAGGAGCTCAGCAGAGAGCTTGGGTTGGAGCCTCTCCAAGTCAAGTTCTGGTTTCAGAACAAGCGCACGCAGATGAAG AATCACCACGAGCGGAACGAGAACAGTCAGCTACGAACCGAGAATGATAAGCTCCGCGCCGAGAACCTGAGGTACAAGGAGGCGCTCACCAACGCGTCGTGCCCCAACTGTGGCGGACCTGCTGCTCTAGGAGAGATGTCCTTCGACGAGCACCACCTCAGGATCGAGAATGCCCGGCTGAGAGAAGAA ATCGATCGGATATCAGGGATAGCTGCCAAGTACGTGGGCAAGCCAGTGGTGTCGTACCCGCTGCCCTCTCCTGCCATCTCTTCACGTTCGCCTTTGGATGTTGGTGTGGGCGGCGAGATGTTCGGAGTCGGGGTCTCGGGCCAGACTGACATAGAAAAGCCAGTGGTCGTCGAGCTCGCGGTGGCCGCCATGGAGGAGCTCATCAGGATGGCCCAGCTCGGCGAGCCACTGTGGATTCCCGGTCCGGATAACGCAACCGAGACCCTCAACGAAGAGGAGTACGTGAGGGCATTACCGAGAGGCATCGGGCCAAAGCCATTTGGCCTGAACTCTGAGGCATCTCGTGAGACTGCGGTGGTGATCATGAACCAGATGAACGTTGTGGAGATGCTCATGGATGTG AATCAATGGTCAAGTGTGTTCTCCAGCATCGTGTCGAGGGCCATGACGCTCCAAGTGCTATCAACTGGAGTGGCAGGCAATTACAATGGAGCTCTGCAAGTG CTGTCAGCAGAATTCCAAGTGCCATCTCCACTTGTTCCAACTCGAGAGAGCTTGTTCGTGAGGTACTGCAAGCAACACCCTGACGGAACCTGGGCGGTGGTCGATGTTTCCTTGGACAGCTTACGCCCCAGCCCCGTGTTGAGATGCCGACGACGGCCATCCGGCTGCCtcatccaagaactgcccaatggCTACTCCAAG GTTACTTGGGTGGAGCATGTTGAAGTGGATGATAGGTCTGTTCATAATCTATACAAGCCCTTGGTCAACTCAGGCCTGGCATTTGGCGCAAAGAGGTGGGTGGGGACTTTGAACAGGCAATGCGAGCGCCTAGCTAGCGTGATGGCCAGTAACATACCCTCAGGAGACATCGGTG TGATAACCACTCCAGAAGGCAGGAAGAGCATGTTGAAGCTGGCCGAGAGGATGGTCATCAGCTTCTGCGGCGGCGTGAGTGCTTCGACTACGCATCAATGGACGACTTTGTCTGGAAGTGGTGCGGAGGACGTCAGGGTGATGACCAGGAAGAGCGTGGACGATCCCGGTAGGCCTCCTGGTATCGTCCTCAACGCAGCCACGTCCTTCTGGCTTCCCGTCCCACCGAAGAGGGTGTTCGATTTCCTCCGTGATGAGAGCTCTCGTAGTGAG TGGGACATCCTCTCTAATGGTGGTGTGGTTCAAGAGATGGCTCACATCGCCAATGGCCAAGATCACGGAAATTGCGTCTCTCTGCTGCGCGTCAAC AGCACAAACTCCAACCAGAGCAACATGCTGATACTGCAAGAGAGCTGCACGGACGCCACGGGCTCGTACGTGATCTACGCCCCCGTGGACGTGATCGCCATGAACGTGGTGCTCAACGGCGGCGACCCCGACTACGTGGCGCTCCTGCCGTCCGGGTTCTCCATCCTCCCCGACGGGCCGACCGGAGGAGGACCAGGCGGCGGGAGGATCAATGGGGGGGAGGAGGGGGGTGGATCCGGCGGTTCCCTCTTGACGGTCGCGTTCCAGATCCTGGTCGACTCCGTGCCTACGGCCAAGCTCTCGCTCGGCTCGGTGGCCACGGTCAACAGCCTCATTGCTTGCACCGTCGAACGAATCAAGGCTTCAGTTGCAGGCGAAGTTGCCCGCTGA
- the LOC135646026 gene encoding homeobox-leucine zipper protein ROC2-like isoform X1: MPVGIMIPARQAPSMIGRNTGTGYGSSSVLSLSQPNLLEGQQIPLQYQHHNQFMEIAPTTTAESEMPRAREEDFESKSGSENIEVASGDDQDQSHRPRKKRYHRHTQHQIQELEAFFKECPHPDDKQRKELSRELGLEPLQVKFWFQNKRTQMKNHHERNENSQLRTENDKLRAENLRYKEALTNASCPNCGGPAALGEMSFDEHHLRIENARLREEVALLHLYHKLYEVGDGANCTLLTMLSQIDRISGIAAKYVGKPVVSYPLPSPAISSRSPLDVGVGGEMFGVGVSGQTDIEKPVVVELAVAAMEELIRMAQLGEPLWIPGPDNATETLNEEEYVRALPRGIGPKPFGLNSEASRETAVVIMNQMNVVEMLMDVNQWSSVFSSIVSRAMTLQVLSTGVAGNYNGALQVLSAEFQVPSPLVPTRESLFVRYCKQHPDGTWAVVDVSLDSLRPSPVLRCRRRPSGCLIQELPNGYSKVTWVEHVEVDDRSVHNLYKPLVNSGLAFGAKRWVGTLNRQCERLASVMASNIPSGDIGVITTPEGRKSMLKLAERMVISFCGGVSASTTHQWTTLSGSGAEDVRVMTRKSVDDPGRPPGIVLNAATSFWLPVPPKRVFDFLRDESSRSEWDILSNGGVVQEMAHIANGQDHGNCVSLLRVNVRNSTNSNQSNMLILQESCTDATGSYVIYAPVDVIAMNVVLNGGDPDYVALLPSGFSILPDGPTGGGPGGGRINGGEEGGGSGGSLLTVAFQILVDSVPTAKLSLGSVATVNSLIACTVERIKASVAGEVAR; this comes from the exons ATGCCTGTGGGGATCATGATACCAGCAAGACAAGCACCATCCATGATCGGGAGGAACACCGGCACCGGCTATGGCTCCTCGTCAGTGTTGTCGCTCAGCCAG CCAAACTTATTAGAGGGGCAGCAAATCCCACTTCAGTACCAGCATCACAACCAGTTCATGGAGATCGCACCGACTACCACAGCGGAGAGCGAGATGCCAAGGGCTCGCGAGGAGGACTTCGAAAGCAAGTCCGGAAGCGAGAACATCGAGGTTGCTTCCGGTGATGACCAGGACCAAAGCCATCGCCCGCGCAAGAAGCGCTACCACCGCCACACACAGCATCAGATTCAAGAGCTGGAAGC CTTCTTCAAGGAATGCCCTCACCCGGATGACAAACAGAGAAAGGAGCTCAGCAGAGAGCTTGGGTTGGAGCCTCTCCAAGTCAAGTTCTGGTTTCAGAACAAGCGCACGCAGATGAAG AATCACCACGAGCGGAACGAGAACAGTCAGCTACGAACCGAGAATGATAAGCTCCGCGCCGAGAACCTGAGGTACAAGGAGGCGCTCACCAACGCGTCGTGCCCCAACTGTGGCGGACCTGCTGCTCTAGGAGAGATGTCCTTCGACGAGCACCACCTCAGGATCGAGAATGCCCGGCTGAGAGAAGAAGTTGCTCTTCTTCATCTCTATCACAAGCTTTATGAGGTTGGTGATGGAGCTAATTGCACTCTTCTTACCATGCTTTCACAGATCGATCGGATATCAGGGATAGCTGCCAAGTACGTGGGCAAGCCAGTGGTGTCGTACCCGCTGCCCTCTCCTGCCATCTCTTCACGTTCGCCTTTGGATGTTGGTGTGGGCGGCGAGATGTTCGGAGTCGGGGTCTCGGGCCAGACTGACATAGAAAAGCCAGTGGTCGTCGAGCTCGCGGTGGCCGCCATGGAGGAGCTCATCAGGATGGCCCAGCTCGGCGAGCCACTGTGGATTCCCGGTCCGGATAACGCAACCGAGACCCTCAACGAAGAGGAGTACGTGAGGGCATTACCGAGAGGCATCGGGCCAAAGCCATTTGGCCTGAACTCTGAGGCATCTCGTGAGACTGCGGTGGTGATCATGAACCAGATGAACGTTGTGGAGATGCTCATGGATGTG AATCAATGGTCAAGTGTGTTCTCCAGCATCGTGTCGAGGGCCATGACGCTCCAAGTGCTATCAACTGGAGTGGCAGGCAATTACAATGGAGCTCTGCAAGTG CTGTCAGCAGAATTCCAAGTGCCATCTCCACTTGTTCCAACTCGAGAGAGCTTGTTCGTGAGGTACTGCAAGCAACACCCTGACGGAACCTGGGCGGTGGTCGATGTTTCCTTGGACAGCTTACGCCCCAGCCCCGTGTTGAGATGCCGACGACGGCCATCCGGCTGCCtcatccaagaactgcccaatggCTACTCCAAG GTTACTTGGGTGGAGCATGTTGAAGTGGATGATAGGTCTGTTCATAATCTATACAAGCCCTTGGTCAACTCAGGCCTGGCATTTGGCGCAAAGAGGTGGGTGGGGACTTTGAACAGGCAATGCGAGCGCCTAGCTAGCGTGATGGCCAGTAACATACCCTCAGGAGACATCGGTG TGATAACCACTCCAGAAGGCAGGAAGAGCATGTTGAAGCTGGCCGAGAGGATGGTCATCAGCTTCTGCGGCGGCGTGAGTGCTTCGACTACGCATCAATGGACGACTTTGTCTGGAAGTGGTGCGGAGGACGTCAGGGTGATGACCAGGAAGAGCGTGGACGATCCCGGTAGGCCTCCTGGTATCGTCCTCAACGCAGCCACGTCCTTCTGGCTTCCCGTCCCACCGAAGAGGGTGTTCGATTTCCTCCGTGATGAGAGCTCTCGTAGTGAG TGGGACATCCTCTCTAATGGTGGTGTGGTTCAAGAGATGGCTCACATCGCCAATGGCCAAGATCACGGAAATTGCGTCTCTCTGCTGCGCGTCAACGTAAGAAAC AGCACAAACTCCAACCAGAGCAACATGCTGATACTGCAAGAGAGCTGCACGGACGCCACGGGCTCGTACGTGATCTACGCCCCCGTGGACGTGATCGCCATGAACGTGGTGCTCAACGGCGGCGACCCCGACTACGTGGCGCTCCTGCCGTCCGGGTTCTCCATCCTCCCCGACGGGCCGACCGGAGGAGGACCAGGCGGCGGGAGGATCAATGGGGGGGAGGAGGGGGGTGGATCCGGCGGTTCCCTCTTGACGGTCGCGTTCCAGATCCTGGTCGACTCCGTGCCTACGGCCAAGCTCTCGCTCGGCTCGGTGGCCACGGTCAACAGCCTCATTGCTTGCACCGTCGAACGAATCAAGGCTTCAGTTGCAGGCGAAGTTGCCCGCTGA
- the LOC135646026 gene encoding homeobox-leucine zipper protein ROC2-like isoform X2, whose protein sequence is MPVGIMIPARQAPSMIGRNTGTGYGSSSVLSLSQPNLLEGQQIPLQYQHHNQFMEIAPTTTAESEMPRAREEDFESKSGSENIEVASGDDQDQSHRPRKKRYHRHTQHQIQELEAFFKECPHPDDKQRKELSRELGLEPLQVKFWFQNKRTQMKNHHERNENSQLRTENDKLRAENLRYKEALTNASCPNCGGPAALGEMSFDEHHLRIENARLREEVALLHLYHKLYEVGDGANCTLLTMLSQIDRISGIAAKYVGKPVVSYPLPSPAISSRSPLDVGVGGEMFGVGVSGQTDIEKPVVVELAVAAMEELIRMAQLGEPLWIPGPDNATETLNEEEYVRALPRGIGPKPFGLNSEASRETAVVIMNQMNVVEMLMDVNQWSSVFSSIVSRAMTLQVLSTGVAGNYNGALQVLSAEFQVPSPLVPTRESLFVRYCKQHPDGTWAVVDVSLDSLRPSPVLRCRRRPSGCLIQELPNGYSKVTWVEHVEVDDRSVHNLYKPLVNSGLAFGAKRWVGTLNRQCERLASVMASNIPSGDIGVITTPEGRKSMLKLAERMVISFCGGVSASTTHQWTTLSGSGAEDVRVMTRKSVDDPGRPPGIVLNAATSFWLPVPPKRVFDFLRDESSRSEWDILSNGGVVQEMAHIANGQDHGNCVSLLRVNSTNSNQSNMLILQESCTDATGSYVIYAPVDVIAMNVVLNGGDPDYVALLPSGFSILPDGPTGGGPGGGRINGGEEGGGSGGSLLTVAFQILVDSVPTAKLSLGSVATVNSLIACTVERIKASVAGEVAR, encoded by the exons ATGCCTGTGGGGATCATGATACCAGCAAGACAAGCACCATCCATGATCGGGAGGAACACCGGCACCGGCTATGGCTCCTCGTCAGTGTTGTCGCTCAGCCAG CCAAACTTATTAGAGGGGCAGCAAATCCCACTTCAGTACCAGCATCACAACCAGTTCATGGAGATCGCACCGACTACCACAGCGGAGAGCGAGATGCCAAGGGCTCGCGAGGAGGACTTCGAAAGCAAGTCCGGAAGCGAGAACATCGAGGTTGCTTCCGGTGATGACCAGGACCAAAGCCATCGCCCGCGCAAGAAGCGCTACCACCGCCACACACAGCATCAGATTCAAGAGCTGGAAGC CTTCTTCAAGGAATGCCCTCACCCGGATGACAAACAGAGAAAGGAGCTCAGCAGAGAGCTTGGGTTGGAGCCTCTCCAAGTCAAGTTCTGGTTTCAGAACAAGCGCACGCAGATGAAG AATCACCACGAGCGGAACGAGAACAGTCAGCTACGAACCGAGAATGATAAGCTCCGCGCCGAGAACCTGAGGTACAAGGAGGCGCTCACCAACGCGTCGTGCCCCAACTGTGGCGGACCTGCTGCTCTAGGAGAGATGTCCTTCGACGAGCACCACCTCAGGATCGAGAATGCCCGGCTGAGAGAAGAAGTTGCTCTTCTTCATCTCTATCACAAGCTTTATGAGGTTGGTGATGGAGCTAATTGCACTCTTCTTACCATGCTTTCACAGATCGATCGGATATCAGGGATAGCTGCCAAGTACGTGGGCAAGCCAGTGGTGTCGTACCCGCTGCCCTCTCCTGCCATCTCTTCACGTTCGCCTTTGGATGTTGGTGTGGGCGGCGAGATGTTCGGAGTCGGGGTCTCGGGCCAGACTGACATAGAAAAGCCAGTGGTCGTCGAGCTCGCGGTGGCCGCCATGGAGGAGCTCATCAGGATGGCCCAGCTCGGCGAGCCACTGTGGATTCCCGGTCCGGATAACGCAACCGAGACCCTCAACGAAGAGGAGTACGTGAGGGCATTACCGAGAGGCATCGGGCCAAAGCCATTTGGCCTGAACTCTGAGGCATCTCGTGAGACTGCGGTGGTGATCATGAACCAGATGAACGTTGTGGAGATGCTCATGGATGTG AATCAATGGTCAAGTGTGTTCTCCAGCATCGTGTCGAGGGCCATGACGCTCCAAGTGCTATCAACTGGAGTGGCAGGCAATTACAATGGAGCTCTGCAAGTG CTGTCAGCAGAATTCCAAGTGCCATCTCCACTTGTTCCAACTCGAGAGAGCTTGTTCGTGAGGTACTGCAAGCAACACCCTGACGGAACCTGGGCGGTGGTCGATGTTTCCTTGGACAGCTTACGCCCCAGCCCCGTGTTGAGATGCCGACGACGGCCATCCGGCTGCCtcatccaagaactgcccaatggCTACTCCAAG GTTACTTGGGTGGAGCATGTTGAAGTGGATGATAGGTCTGTTCATAATCTATACAAGCCCTTGGTCAACTCAGGCCTGGCATTTGGCGCAAAGAGGTGGGTGGGGACTTTGAACAGGCAATGCGAGCGCCTAGCTAGCGTGATGGCCAGTAACATACCCTCAGGAGACATCGGTG TGATAACCACTCCAGAAGGCAGGAAGAGCATGTTGAAGCTGGCCGAGAGGATGGTCATCAGCTTCTGCGGCGGCGTGAGTGCTTCGACTACGCATCAATGGACGACTTTGTCTGGAAGTGGTGCGGAGGACGTCAGGGTGATGACCAGGAAGAGCGTGGACGATCCCGGTAGGCCTCCTGGTATCGTCCTCAACGCAGCCACGTCCTTCTGGCTTCCCGTCCCACCGAAGAGGGTGTTCGATTTCCTCCGTGATGAGAGCTCTCGTAGTGAG TGGGACATCCTCTCTAATGGTGGTGTGGTTCAAGAGATGGCTCACATCGCCAATGGCCAAGATCACGGAAATTGCGTCTCTCTGCTGCGCGTCAAC AGCACAAACTCCAACCAGAGCAACATGCTGATACTGCAAGAGAGCTGCACGGACGCCACGGGCTCGTACGTGATCTACGCCCCCGTGGACGTGATCGCCATGAACGTGGTGCTCAACGGCGGCGACCCCGACTACGTGGCGCTCCTGCCGTCCGGGTTCTCCATCCTCCCCGACGGGCCGACCGGAGGAGGACCAGGCGGCGGGAGGATCAATGGGGGGGAGGAGGGGGGTGGATCCGGCGGTTCCCTCTTGACGGTCGCGTTCCAGATCCTGGTCGACTCCGTGCCTACGGCCAAGCTCTCGCTCGGCTCGGTGGCCACGGTCAACAGCCTCATTGCTTGCACCGTCGAACGAATCAAGGCTTCAGTTGCAGGCGAAGTTGCCCGCTGA